One stretch of Miscanthus floridulus cultivar M001 chromosome 18, ASM1932011v1, whole genome shotgun sequence DNA includes these proteins:
- the LOC136521780 gene encoding GDSL esterase/lipase APG-like: MMMAPQAQGRRVSMVLAVLLLVVGMGSHGGEAQPLVPAVMTFGDSTVDVGNNDYLHTIIKANFPPYGRDFANHVATGRFCNGKLATDMTADTLGFTTYPAAYLSPQASGQNLLIGANFASAGSGYYDHTALMYHAIPLSQQLEYFKEYQSKLTAVAGAGQAHSIITGALYIISAGASDFVQNYYINPFLYKTQTADQFSDRLIGIFHNTVSQLYGMGARRIGVTSLPPLGCLPLSITLFGHGSNGCVSRLNRDSQSFNRKMNATVDALSRRYPDLKIAVFDIYTPLYDLATDPQSQGFTEARRGCCGTGTVETTVLLCNPKSVGTCPNATSYVFWDAVHPSEAANQVLADSLITEGLILVT; encoded by the exons atgatgatggcaccgcAGGCGCAGGGGAGGCGGGTGTCGATGGtcctggcggtcctcctcctggTGGTGGGGATGGGAAGCCACGGAGGCGAGGCGCAGCCGCTGGTGCCGGCGGTGATGACGTTCGGCGACTCGACGGTGGACGTCGGGAACAACGACTACCTCCACACCATCATCAAGGCCAACTTCCCGCCCTACGGCAGGGACTTCGCCAACCACGTCGCCACCGGGAGGTTCTGCAACGGCAAGCTGGCGACCGACATGACTG CTGACACGTTGGGGTTCACCACCTACCCTGCTGCGTACCTCAGCCCGCAGGCGTCAGGGCAGAACCTCCTGATCGGCGCCAACTTCGCGTCCGCGGGATCTGGGTACTACGACCACACGGCACTGATGTAT CACGCGATCCCACTGTCCCAGCAGCTTGAGTACTTCAAGGAGTACCAGTCGAAGCTGACGGCGGTGGCCGGCGCCGGGCAGGCCCACTCCATCATCACCGGCGCTCTCTACATCATCAGCGCCGGCGCGAGCGACTTCGTGCAGAACTACTACATCAACCCCTTCCTCTACAAGACGCAGACCGCCGACCAGTTCTCCGACCGCCTCATCGGCATCTTCCACAACACCGTGTCG CAACTGTACGGCATGGGAGCGCGGCGCATCGGCGTGACGTCGCTGCCGCCGCTGGGGTGCCTGCCGTTGTCGATCACGCTGTTCGGGCACGGCAGCAACGGGTGCGTGTCGAGGCTCAACAGGGACTCGCAGAGCTTCAACCGGAAGATGAACGCCACCGTGGACGCGCTGTCGCGGCGGTACCCGGACCTGAAGATCGCCGTGTTCGACATCTACACGCCGCTCTACGACCTGGCCACCGACCCGCAGTCGCAGGGGTTCACGGAGGCCAGGCGAGGCTGCTGCGGGACGGGCACGGTCGAGACCACGGTGCTCCTCTGCAACCCCAAGTCGGTCGGGACGTGCCCCAACGCCACGTCCTACGTCTTCTGGGACGCCGTCCACCCGTCCGAGGCGGCCAACCAGGTCCTCGCCGACTCCCTCATCACCGAGGGCCTCATCCTCGTCACGTAA
- the LOC136519806 gene encoding LOB domain-containing protein 22-like — MPTPPAAQDAPTWSSSSGGVISSESASPSYSSPSDPSSSSPPAPVPSSSSAPSSSPPHAAPSSDSRGASAPSPPPSSCAACRHQRRKCPPNCLLKHYFVADEPDEFRNALRMFGVKNLQRMLQKVPPPRRDVCVQTIVYESNLRAADPVRGCCTVIQDLENQLMDTAIELEVLRRRLESYRQMTRGSQSQPPNPLAIQQQLMARTTSDDMQDPYGVPAPPAANELTATQPQLSAMEMEPQLSPVQPQLSTMPP; from the coding sequence ATGCCAACACCACCGGCGGCGCAAGATGCGCCAACGTGGTCTTCGTCATCTGGCGGCGTGATTTCGTCAGAATCCGCCTCACCGTCGTATTCCTCGCCCTCGGATCCGTCCTCGTCCTCGCCCCCGGCCCCGGTCCCTAGCAGCAGCAGCGCGCCCTCGTCCTCGCCCCCACACGCGGCGCCGTCATCTGACAGCAGAGGCGCGTCGGCGCCttcgccaccgccgtcgtcgtgcGCCGCGTGCAGGCACCAGCGGCGCAAGTGCCCGCCGAACTGCCTCCTGAAGCACTACTTCGTCGCCGATGAGCCCGACGAGTTCCGGAACGCGCTCCGGATGTTCGGCGTCAAGAACTTGCAGCGCATGCTCCAGAAGGTTCCGCCACCGAGACGGGACGTGTGCGTGCAGACCATCGTCTACGAGTCCAACCTACGCGCGGCGGACCCCGTGCGCGGCTGCTGCACAGTAATCCAAGACCTGGAGAACCAGCTCATGGACACCGCCATCGAGCTTGAGGTGCTGCGGCGACGGCTGGAGTCGTACCGGCAAATGACGCGCGGCTCCCAGTCCCAGCCACCTAATCCTCTGGCGATACAGCAGCAATTGATGGCAAGGACAACAAGCGACGACATGCAAGACCCATACGGCGTGCCAGCGCCACCGGCGGCGAACGAGCTCACCGCGACACAGCCACAATTATCCGCGATGGAGATGGAGCCGCAATTATCGCCAGTGCAGCCACAGCTCTCCACGATGCCGCCATAA